Proteins encoded together in one Hevea brasiliensis isolate MT/VB/25A 57/8 chromosome 16, ASM3005281v1, whole genome shotgun sequence window:
- the LOC110672002 gene encoding uncharacterized protein LOC110672002, protein MDREQEEMQFLGFFDIYKESYKIIFTWRKIFTQITLALILPLSFIFLAHIQITDLIFSNIIHDEIQLDHTTAGSPRSKKLNDLISSEWTYFWLFKIAYFTFFLIFSLLSTAAVVYTIACIYTGRDITFTKVMSVVPKVWKRLMVTFLCIFGALFAYNIVAFLIFIAWIILISDTSIGAVTFFAFWILYAVGIVYLTIIWQLASVVSVLEEACGFKAMEKSRALIKGKLLVTGIIFFLLNLSLFLIQVAFKILVVHGRSLGTVSRVSYGIICFLLLFILFLFGLVIQTVIYFVCKSYHHENIDKSALSDHLEVYLGEYVPLKSKDVQLEQFQV, encoded by the coding sequence AAGAGATGCAATTTCTTGGATTCTTCGATATCTACAAAGAATCCTACAAGATCATATTCACATGGAGAAAGATCTTCACCCAGATAACTCTAGCCCTGATTCTTCCTCTGTCTTTCATCTTCCTAGCTCACATCCAGATAACCGATCTCATCTTCTCCAATATTATACATGATGAAATACAATTAGATCATACAACAGCTGGCTCTCCACGATCCAAGAAACTAAACGATCTAATCTCCTCCGAATGGACATATTTCTGGCTCTTCAAGATTgcatacttcactttctttcttattttttccCTTCTATCAACCGCAGCAGTTGTTTACACCATTGCTTGCATTTATACTGGGCGAGATATCACCTTCACCAAGGTTATGAGCGTTGTCCCTAAGGTTTGGAAGAGGCTTATGGTCACATTTTTGTGTATTTTTGGTGCTCTTTTTGCCTACAACATAGTTGCTTTCCTGATCTTTATCGCATGGATAATTTTGATTTCTGACACTAGTATTGGGGCTGTGACTTTCTTTGCGTTCTGGATTTTGTACGCCGTTGGTATTGTGTACTTGACCATAATTTGGCAGCTGGCTAGTGTTGTGTCTGTGCTAGAGGAGGCTTGTGGGTTTAAGGCCATGGAGAAGAGCAGAGCTCTAATCAAAGGGAAGTTGTTGGTGacaggaattatatttttcttgcTCAATCTGTCTCTATTCTTAATTCAGGTAGCATTTAAGATACTGGTGGTTCATGGTCGATCCTTAGGAACGGTTAGTAGGGTATCATATGGGATCATTTGCTTCTTGTTGCTTTTTATATTGTTTCTGTTCGGACTTGTTATCCAAACAGTGATTTACTTCGTCTGCAAATCTTATCACCATGAGAATATCGACAAATCTGCACTATCAGATCATCTTGAAGTTTATCTGGGAGAATATGTCCCTCTGAAGTCTAAGGATGTCCAGCTTGAACAATTTCAAGTTTGA